A window of Mucilaginibacter sp. PAMC 26640 contains these coding sequences:
- a CDS encoding phenylalanine 4-monooxygenase: MSRFNDFNNPQVAALPAHLKQFIVHQHYEHYTPVDHAVWRYVMRQNYSYLKDVAYYPYIPGLEKAGLTIEKIPDLQDMNNALAKIGWGAVTVDGFIPPAAFMEYQAYRVLVIAADIRQLKHIEYTPAPDIIHESAGHAPIIADKDYHEYLSYFGSIGAKAMFSAQDYELYEAIRALSILKEMPDASEAEIQKAEQLVAWYQDNMGEPSEMALLSRLHWWTVEYGLIGTLDAPKIYGAGLLSSIGESASCMLDEVKKLPYTIDAINYTYDITKTQPQLFVTPNFQNLINVLEQFADTMAFRRGGVYGLQKAIDSKNTCTAIYSSGLQVSGTFSEFIDGTSGISFLKTTGPTALSFHDKQLKGHGKKYHKDGFSSPVGKLKGFVKAPEDFTEADCIQAGIEAGKIAGLIFESGITVSGTVKAIHHENNKILLITFSNCTIKAADGEILFDPSWGIYDMAVGEKITSVFCGAADKDEFLEIAYKSVIGTHHPQYDQHTLQLHQLYRQVRNRRHKGGDYGYLGNVWLMLQKFYYDDWLCALEILELLDHEQAEPKLAEEIRCFLESKAAKEPEYKKLINDGLYLIKHPVAQKLVV; the protein is encoded by the coding sequence ATGAGCCGATTTAATGATTTTAATAACCCGCAGGTTGCGGCACTTCCTGCGCATTTAAAGCAATTTATTGTACACCAGCATTATGAGCACTACACGCCGGTAGATCACGCCGTGTGGCGTTATGTAATGCGGCAGAACTACAGTTATCTAAAAGACGTTGCTTACTACCCATATATTCCCGGACTGGAGAAGGCGGGCTTAACCATAGAAAAAATTCCCGACTTGCAGGATATGAATAATGCACTGGCCAAAATTGGCTGGGGTGCTGTTACGGTGGATGGTTTTATCCCCCCGGCAGCGTTTATGGAATACCAGGCGTATAGGGTGCTGGTTATTGCTGCCGATATCCGCCAGTTGAAACATATTGAATACACGCCTGCTCCGGATATTATTCATGAGTCGGCCGGGCATGCGCCAATTATTGCAGACAAGGATTACCATGAATATCTGAGTTATTTTGGATCGATAGGCGCTAAGGCGATGTTTAGCGCACAGGATTATGAACTATATGAAGCGATAAGGGCTTTATCCATCCTGAAAGAAATGCCCGATGCCAGCGAAGCGGAAATTCAAAAAGCTGAGCAGTTAGTGGCCTGGTACCAGGATAATATGGGTGAGCCTTCTGAAATGGCGCTGCTTAGCCGTTTGCATTGGTGGACGGTTGAATACGGACTCATTGGAACGCTGGATGCGCCCAAGATCTATGGGGCAGGCTTGCTTTCTTCCATTGGTGAAAGCGCTAGCTGCATGCTGGATGAGGTAAAGAAACTGCCATATACCATAGATGCCATTAACTATACCTACGATATTACCAAAACCCAGCCACAGTTGTTTGTAACCCCAAACTTCCAAAATTTGATCAATGTGCTGGAACAGTTTGCAGATACCATGGCCTTTCGGCGTGGCGGGGTATATGGTTTGCAGAAGGCTATCGATAGTAAAAATACTTGTACCGCGATATACAGCTCCGGCCTCCAGGTTTCGGGTACTTTTAGTGAATTTATAGATGGAACGAGCGGTATTTCATTTCTTAAAACCACAGGCCCAACAGCGTTATCATTCCATGATAAACAGTTGAAAGGCCACGGCAAAAAATATCATAAAGATGGGTTTAGTTCTCCTGTTGGCAAACTAAAAGGCTTTGTAAAGGCCCCCGAAGATTTTACGGAGGCTGATTGTATACAAGCGGGTATAGAAGCAGGTAAAATCGCCGGGTTGATTTTTGAAAGCGGGATTACGGTTTCCGGAACAGTGAAAGCCATTCACCATGAAAACAACAAAATTTTATTGATCACTTTTAGCAATTGTACGATTAAGGCTGCTGATGGCGAAATCCTTTTCGATCCGTCTTGGGGTATTTATGATATGGCGGTTGGTGAAAAAATAACATCTGTATTTTGCGGAGCTGCGGATAAAGATGAATTTCTGGAGATTGCATATAAATCAGTTATCGGCACGCACCATCCTCAATATGACCAGCACACTCTGCAATTACATCAGCTGTATCGCCAGGTGCGTAACCGGAGGCACAAAGGCGGCGATTACGGGTACCTGGGTAACGTATGGTTGATGCTTCAAAAGTTCTATTATGATGATTGGCTTTGCGCATTGGAGATCCTGGAATTGCTTGATCATGAGCAGGCTGAACCTAAACTGGCAGAGGAGATTCGCTGTTTTTTAGAGAGCAAAGCTGCCAAAGAACCGGAATATAAAAAGCTTATTAATGATGGCCTGTATCTTATTAAACACCCGGTAGCGCAAAAGTTGGTGGTTTAA
- a CDS encoding acyltransferase, translating into MSKVQVGLVQMTCTANKQENLDKAIGKVREAAAKGAQIICLQELFTSLYFCDVEDYDNFALAESIPGPSTDALSAVASELGVVIIASLFEKRAQGVYHNTTAVLDADGQYLGKYRKMHIPDDPGFYEKFYFTPGDLGYKVFKTKFATIGVLICWDQWYPEASRITALMGAEILFYPTAIGWATTQDEATNVEQYNAWQTIQRSHAVANGVYVVSVNRVGEEAGVKFWGGSFFANPFGAVMHQTTPDQEEIVVMELDLNKSDYYRSHWPFLRDRRIDSYQPITKRLLDND; encoded by the coding sequence ATGAGTAAGGTACAAGTAGGATTGGTGCAGATGACCTGCACAGCCAACAAACAGGAAAACCTGGATAAGGCGATTGGTAAAGTGCGCGAAGCTGCTGCCAAAGGTGCGCAGATCATTTGCCTGCAGGAACTTTTTACGTCGCTATATTTTTGCGATGTGGAAGATTACGATAATTTCGCATTAGCGGAGTCGATTCCTGGTCCGTCTACCGATGCTTTGTCGGCTGTTGCGAGCGAACTCGGCGTGGTGATCATCGCCTCTTTGTTTGAAAAACGCGCGCAGGGTGTTTACCATAACACTACTGCTGTTTTGGATGCCGATGGCCAATACCTGGGGAAGTATCGCAAAATGCATATCCCTGATGATCCGGGCTTTTACGAGAAGTTCTACTTTACCCCGGGCGATTTAGGTTACAAAGTTTTTAAAACTAAATTTGCCACTATAGGCGTGCTCATTTGCTGGGACCAATGGTATCCGGAAGCATCCCGTATCACCGCCCTGATGGGTGCTGAGATCCTCTTCTATCCAACGGCCATCGGCTGGGCAACCACGCAGGATGAAGCTACTAACGTGGAGCAATATAATGCATGGCAAACCATACAGCGCTCGCACGCAGTAGCCAACGGTGTTTACGTAGTAAGCGTGAATCGTGTAGGTGAAGAGGCCGGCGTTAAATTCTGGGGCGGATCATTCTTTGCTAATCCCTTCGGTGCTGTGATGCACCAAACTACTCCAGATCAGGAAGAGATCGTTGTAATGGAACTGGATCTGAACAAATCTGACTACTACCGCAGCCATTGGCCGTTTTTAAGGGATCGGCGTATAGATAGCTACCAGCCGATAACAAAACGCCTTTTGGATAATGACTAA